In Rissa tridactyla isolate bRisTri1 chromosome 8, bRisTri1.patW.cur.20221130, whole genome shotgun sequence, one genomic interval encodes:
- the ERN2 gene encoding serine/threonine-protein kinase/endoribonuclease IRE2 produces the protein MGGPAAPLLCPGLLRGLLPALPLLLLLLPAQCLKGGAVTVPETLLFISTLDGNLHAVSKSTGDIKWTLKDDPILQVPVYVAEPAFLPDPNDGSLYILGGKNKEGLMKLPFTIPELVQSSPCRSSDGVLYTGKKQDTWFIVDPKSGEKQTTLSTEAWDGLCPSSPLLYIGRTQYVITMYDTKSRELRWNATFSDYSAPLCEESYHYKMAHFASSGDGLVVTLDKESGEVLWAQNYGSPVVGIYVWHQDSLRRIPHLNLAMETLRYLTFHSQDIHLLKWSYQSVKDFAATKTQLLPALYVGKYAASFYALTSLVHGSVALVPQGITLARIDGPTTDDVTMRESGECEITPSTNVKYPQGSITSLHNQWLLIGHHELPPVVHTTMLRAFPENLRKTTETIIPRAPRARTVFDDFLAPSSPEEPAVRSEGPFQPDPAPREQAEVYPETGTWDLVMAGVGTALLGGGVLFLLLTKLQKQHAVQQQQLEKQIQLLQQQQEMLLPGRVSGEGVPAEPGEPGLRRRSASQLSQSSSPSAHLKDSANGMVSPDPAVPAAAEDAEPDVIAVGKVSFNPKDVLGHGAGGTFVFRGQFDGRNVAVKRLLPECFHLVDREVQLLRESDEHPHVVRYFCTEKDKQFHYIAIELCSATLQEYVESPSFDRRSLDPVSLLRQTMSGLAHLHSLSIVHRDLKPCNILISVPNRHGQIRAVISDFGLCKKLQGGRQSFSLRSGIPGTEGWIAPEVLQEAPKENPTCAVDIFSAGCIFYYVVSGGQHPFGDSLRRQANILSGSYQLSCLQEEVHDKLVARELIVAMINPEPQHRPSASVVLVHPFFWSQEKQLQFFQDVSDRIEKEPAEGPIVSALEAGGRSVVRTNWRMHISLPLQTDLRKFRTYKGASVRDLLRAMRNKKHHYHELPADVRAALGSVPDGFVQYFTSRFPRLLLHTHGAMRVCAHERLFHSYYCQGPEGDSK, from the exons TGCCTCAAAGGCGGTGCTGTGACTGTCCCAGAAACACTGCTCTTCATATCCACTCTGGATGGAAACCTCCATGCAGTGAGTAAGAGCACAGGTGACATCAAGTGGACCCTGAAGGATG ATCCTATTCTGCAGGTGCCGGTTTATGTGGCAGA aCCAGCGTTCCTTCCAGACCCCAATGATGGCAGCCTGTATAtcctgggaggaaaaaacaaagaaggcTTGATG AAACTCCCGTTCACCATCCCGGAGCTGGTCCAGTCCTCGCCATGCCGCAGTTCGGACGGCGTGCTCTACACCG GGAAGAAGCAGGACACCTGGTTCATCGTGGACCCCAAGTCAGGAGAGAAGCAGACCACTCTCTCAACAGAGGCCTGGGATGGTCTGTGCCCATCAAGTCCCCTGCTCTACATCGGCCGTACCC AGTACGTCATCACCATGTACGACACCAAGTCGCGGGAGCTGCGCTGGAACGCCACCTTCTCCGACTACTCGGCGCCGCTCTGCGAGGAGTCCTACCACTACA AAATGGCACACTTCGCCTCGAGCGGGGACGGGCTGGTGGTGACGCTGGACAAGGAGAGTGGGGAGGTCCTGTGGGCGCAGAACTATGGCTCGCCCGTGGTCGGCATCTACGTGTGGCACCAGGACAGCCTCCGCCGCATCCCCCACCTCAACCTGGCCATGGAGACCCTGCGCTACCTGACCTTTCACTCGCAGGACATCCACCTCCTCAAGTGGAGCTACCAGTCTGTGAAAGACTTCGCCGCCACCAAGACCCAGCTGCT GCCAGCGCTCTACGTGGGGAAGTATGCGGCCAGCTTCTACGCCTTGACCTCCCTGGTCCATGGCAGCGTGGCTCTGGTG CCGCAGGGCATCACGCTGGCCAGGATCGACGGCCCCACCACAGATGATGTGACCATGAGAGAGTCGGGAGAGTGTGAGATCACGCCCAGCACCAACGTCAAGTACCCTCAGGGCAGCATCACCTCACTCCACAACCAGTGGCTCCTCATAG GGCACCACGAACTGCCTCCCGTGGTCCACACTACGATGCTGCGAGCCTTCCCCGAGAACCTGAGGAAGACAACGGAAACCATCATCCCCAGGGCTCCTCGTGCCAGGACCGTGTTTGACGAC TTTCTGGCCCCGAGCAGCCCGGAGGAGCCGGCTGTCCGCAGCGAGGGCCCATTCCAGCCGGACCCCGCACCGAGGGAGCAGGCGGAGGTGTACCCCGAGACCGGCACCTGGGACCTGGTGATGGCTGGCGTCGGCACGGCCCTGCTGGGTGGAGGAGTCCTGTTCCTCCTGCTCACG aaactgcagaagcagcatgcagtgcagcagcagcagctggagaagcagattcagctcctgcagcagcagcaggagatgctgctccCAGGCCGCGTCTCCGGAGAGGGTGttcctgcagagcctggggagccggggctgAGACGGAGAAGCGCATCTCAGCTCTCACAGAGCTCCAGCCCCTCGGCTCACCTGAAGGACTCGGCTAATGGGATGGTCAGCCCGGATCCGGCTGTCCCAGCGGCCGCTGAAG aTGCAGAACCAGATGTGATTGCAGTTGGGAAAGTTTCTTTTAATCCCAAGGATGTGCTGGGCCATGGAGCTGGAGGAACCTTTGTCTTCAG GGGACAGTTTGATGGCCGGAACGTGGCTGTGAAGCGCCTCCTGCCCGAGTGTTTCCATCTCGTGGACCGCGAGGTCCAGCTGCTCCGGGAGTCGGACGAGCACCCCCACGTCGTCCGCTACTTCTGCACCGAGAAGGACAAGCAGTTCCACTACATCGCCATCGAGCTCTGCTCTGCCACGCTGCAGGAG TATGTGGAAAGCCCCAGCTTCGATCGTCGCAGCCTGGACCCGGTGTCTCTGCTGCGTCAGACCATGTCCGGGCTGGCCCACCTCCACTCCCTCAGCATCG TCCATCGTGACCTGAAGCCCTGTAACATCCTCATCTCCGTCCCGAATCGCCATGGGCAGATCCGAGCGGTCATCTCTGATTTTGGCCTCTGCAAGAAGCTTCAGGGGGGACGACAGAGCTTCAGCCTCCGCTCCGGCATCCCTGGCACCGAGGGCTGGATCGCGCCCGAGGTTCTGCAGGAGGCCCCGAAGGAGAACCCC ACCTGCGCCGTGGACATCTTCTCAGCCGGCTGCATCTTCTACTACGTGGTGTCAGGAGGGCAGCACCCGTTTGGGGACAGCTTGCGGCGGCAGGCCAACATCTTGTCAGGCTCTTACCAGCTGAGCTGCCTGCAGGAAGAAGTTCATG ACAAGCTTGTTGCGAGAGAGCTGATTGTGGCAATGATCAACCCTGAGCCCCAGCACCGACCCTCAGCCTCCGTGGTCCTTGTGCACCCTTTTTTCTGGAGTcaggagaagcagctgcagtTCTTCCAG GACGTCAGCGACCGCATCGAGAAGGAGCCTGCGGAGGGGCCCATCGTCTCGGCCCTGGAGGCGGGGGGACGGTCGGTGGTGAGGACCAACTGGAGGATGCACATCTCCCTCCCGCTGCAGACAG aCCTGAGGAAGTTCCGCACCTACAAGGGGGCCTCGGTGCGCGACCTCCTGCGGGCCATGAGGAATAAG AAGCATCACTACCACGAGCTGCCGGCCGACGTCCGGGCGGCCCTGGGCTCCGTCCCCGACGGCTTTGTGCAGTACTTCACCTCCCGCTTCCCACGGCTGCTGCTACACACGCACGGGGCCATGAGGGTCTGCGCCCACGAGCGGCTTTTCCACTCCTACTACTGCCAGGGACCAGAAGGTGACAGCAAGTGA